ccaccagacaccatATTTCTCCACCAGAAACCATCATTCTCCAATAACTCCATCATTTTCTTCTgaacactgttcactgttcattTTTATGGATGTTCTTGTTATTAGACTGATTACGGCTGTGACATCGAGAAAGGCAGTGTTTGCACGTACCATCCAGGAGCTGTGCACTGTGTCAGAGCCATACAGGCTAGGTAACACACTCCTCGCACCTCGCACCTCACACCTCGCACCTCACACCTCGCACCTCGCACCTCGTACAACTGTCTATTTTAACTAAAAACAGTTTAGGAAGTTGGATTTCTAGGAACATAAAAGTGGTGTTGTGTTCCTCTGCAGCCCTATGTATGCGGCCGGTCAGCAGTGTTGCTACGACAGTACCGGAGCCCAGGTCTTGACCGGAGACTCCCTAGGGGGCAGTACTCCGGACCGGGGGCACGACTGGGGTGCACCACCTTACCAGAAACCCCCCAGAGTGCCGGGATTATCACACTGGAAATACGACGTCATCACCTTCTACTACTGCTGCCTGTGGTCCGATAACTGTGACTATTACTTCTCCCACCGACCGTCCAGCGACTGCAGGACTTACCAGGCCCCGAAAGCTGGTGAGCCTTGTTTGTTAGTGAGTGGGAAGGTCACTGTTGATTACGTTGGTAGTCAAGTAACTAGTGACTGATCTAATGATTGATCGAGTCGAACAGTAGAAAATAGGCTGAATAATAAAACTGGAGACTGGAAATGATCAtctgtaatattttctggaattTTATCAGTTTGTGTTTCTGATTAAAGAAATGTATCGTTTATTCTTCCTTCCAGCCTCTGTGATCGGAGACCCCCATTTCATCACGTTTGACGGAACCACGTACACCTTCAACGGTAAAGGAGAGTACGTCCTGCTTCAGTCTGCAGCCTATAACCTCACAGTGCAGGGCAGGACTGAGCCAATGACATCAGAGAACGGTAAGTTTAccatatatatgttatataatattaatatatatatatatatataaaatatataaaaattattaattaaatctaTTAGCCAGTTGCACCTTGGCCAGATACTCTTGGCATCAATCAACAAGCTTGTGGCCGAATTCTGAGTGGATATTTCACTTTTCTTGGCACGTTATATTACCTCCGGGATTCTAAAGcctaattattaatatttctatAACTCGTTTTTATTGTAGCTCAGTTTCAGTCCAATCAAAAACACaccataaataaaatgatttgccTAAAATGAAGCATGCAAATCAACAGACTCGagatttaataaatgaaataaaacataaataacattaaataacattGATATGTTTTAcctcaaaaatgtaaaataaactatttatttatttattttattttaaaataagataagataagatagtcctttattagtcccgcagtggggaaattcacagaatcttattttattgtaattaattatgttgctgtcagaagtttacatacactcagcaTAAACATGAAGGTCCatgcaatattgggcttttaaTAATTTTTGTGAGTTATTTTTTCTGGGCCAGGATAAGTGACatcataaatgttttattaaatcttATTCATTTTTAGGGGTTGGTCTGAAATTAGCACTCGATCACGATTAGACATAAAGGTCAACtaatatttaatgaaatgtCTCTTAGCCAGTTGCATCCTGACCACTTGCTCTTGGTATTCATCAACAAGCTTGTGGCcgaattctggatatttgactTTTCTTGGCACCTTATATTACCTCTGGGGTACTGCAgcctaattaataatatttctaTAACTCGTTTTTATTGAAGCTAAGTTCCAGTCCAatcaaaaacacactgaaaataaaatgaagTTCCTCTGAACCAAGAGCATGCAAATCAACAGACTTGagataaaataatattaaataacatttatatgttttacttaaaaaatgtaaaattacaaCAAGGaaagtaatacatttttttattgatttgttttaatGAATTATGTTGCAGTCagaggtttacatacactcagcaTGGAAATGAAGGTCCatgcaatattgggcttttaatcgttttttttaaatgttattttttctgGGCCAGGATAACATACATGACATCATAAATGAAatttaaaatagattttttggGGTGATCTGAAATCAGCAATTGATCACGATTAGACATAAAGCTTaactaatatttaattaaatgtgtcTTAGCCAGTTGCATCCTGACCAGATGCATATTTTACTTTTCTTGGCAGGAAGCTGACCATTaaacacagtccacatattCTCAATACGGTCACGCCAGAATTTTAGGACGGTCATTCCGAAAGATTAATGTTAGGAGTACCAGTTCCAGATCATGATGCTACcatcaccatgcttaacagttggtacagtctTATTGGGGATAGCGCTTCAcatttactcctccaaacatggCTCTGGTCAGTGTGGCCAGACAACTGATTTTTAACTGGGGTTAAAAATACCTTAGTtgccctaaacacacacagtgatgtcCTCAAAGGTTCTCGTACTTTCCCTTTAAGGTTCCGTCATCATGGCGACCCGCCTCTGCTCAGTGGCTATGAGGGAGAAGGACTCTGATGTCATCGAGGTGCGGCTCACGGACAGGCCGGGTCACCTGCAGGTGTTAATGAACCAGCAGGAGCTGAGTTTCTCCGAGCAGAACTGGATCGACCTGAAGGGTAAGACCTTCTGTGTTTAGGTAGGCTTTGTTCAGGTGTGCTTACCTGCTCAGGTGAGCTTGGAGCTAAAGTGTAATTACAGGTGGAACTAGATTAATGTCTTGCTGGCTTAGTTTTGCATTAGAATATAGATTAGGTATAGCAACcatagaaacactggataccacaggaaCCATGAATTCCACAGATACACTGGATACCTCAGAAACACTGGACAGAAACCCTGATACCACAGGAATACTAGAGACCACAggaacactgataccacagaaacactgataccacagaaacactgataccacaggaATACTAGAGACCACAggaacactgataccacagaaacactgataccacagaaacactgataccacaggaACCATGAATACCACAGGAACCATGAATACCACAGGAACCAtaaataccacagaaacactgataccacaggaatactgataccacagaaacactgataccacaggaacactagataccacaggaacactagataccacagaaacactgataccacaggaACCATGAATACCACAggaacactggataccacagaaacactgataccacaggaaccatgaataccacagaaacactgataccacaggaaccatgaataccacagaaacactgataccacaggaACCATGAATACCACAGGAACCATGAATACCACAGGAACATTAGATACCACTGAAACACTAgagaccacagaaacactggataccacagaaacactgataccacaggaATACTGGATACCACAGGAACCATGAATACCACAGGAACCATGAATACCACAggaacactggataccacaggaacactggataccacagaaacactgataccacagaaataCTGGATACCACAGGAACCATGAATACCTCAGAAACACTAGAGacctcagaaacactgataccacaggaACCATGAATACCACATGAACACTGGATacctcagaaacactggatacctcagaaacactgttaaaacagaaacactgataccacagtaacactagatacctcagaaacactggatacctcagaaacactgttaaaacagaaacactgataccacagtaacactagatacctcagaaacactggatacctcagaaacactggataccacatgaacactggataccacagaaacactggatacctcagaaacactgttaaaacagaaacactgataccacagtaacactagatacctcagaaacactggataccacatgaacactggataccacagaaacactggataccacatgaACACTGGATacctcagaaacactggatacctcagaaacactgttaaaacagaaacactgataccacagtaacactagatacctcagaaacactggataccacatgaacactggataccacagaaacactggataccacatgaACACTGGATACACAGGAACCATAACTACCACAGGAACCCAGATACCACCACTGAAACCATGACTACCACAGGAACCATGACTACCACAGGAACACATATACCACTGAAACCATGGATACCACTGAAACCATGTATACCACAAGAACACATATACTACTCAAACCATGGATACCACTGAAACCATGACTACCACAAGAACCCAGGGTACCACATGAACCATGAATACCACAGATATTCTGGATACCACAGGAACACAGATACCACTGAAACCATGACTACCACAGGAACCCTAGAAACCACAGGAACCCTGTAGACAGTGTGGATATTGTGTGGACCCCTGTGCTAGATAATCTCTGATCtaatgttctgtgtgttctagGTGTATTTGTGTTCTCTGCGGTTCCTCAGAACGTTACCGTGATGTTCCCTTCTGGGGCCGGAATGGAGGTCAGAAGCAGAGGAGGGGTCATGACCCTAACTGTTCTTTTGCCCCTGGAGTTCAACAGCCAGACGTTGGGGCTGCTGGGTAAAATGAACGATGACCCTGAAGACGATCTGACCTCCAGTGATGGATCAGTGGTTCAGCCCAGTGCCAGCACTCAGGACATCTTTGCGTTCGGGGCGGGCTGTGAGTCTCCTTTTTAgtctgttttttaatattttttatattttttagaaTATGATAATGAGTGACTGcacatagcaactacctagcaacatcatagcaaccatcagaCATAGCACAGCAGACTGTTTGCAGCACCTTATAAACCATCTAATAACCATCTAACAGTATTCTATCATCCATGGAGGGATATCGTAGCAACCACAAATCAACCCCCTAGCAACCACAAGAGATGCCATAGCAGTCACCTAACAATATCCTGGCAACCACTTATAGAAACCACTTAGCTAAAACTATAACAACTACTTGGAACACCATAGTAACTGCTTAGCAGCTTTATAGAAACCACCTGTAATACTGTAACAACAGCGTAGGAACCACTGgtaaccccatagcaaccactgcaTTTTCTTCAGGAATTAATAGTTACACactgccaaaacattaagaccataGTAATAGTGTTTATGATGGGGCAACCGCGCTGCATGTGAAACCAAGGGCTTAAGACTTATGAGGgctgtccacatacatttggacatctggTGTATCACAGATACCACATCTGAAGGTTTGTAAAGGTTGCTGTTGTGATTATTCAGTCAGGTTGTGTCCAGAAGTTTGACTGGTATTGTGCAGTACTGTCCCGCAACTGCACTGGACTtggcatggtgctaactgcttACCACTTACCTTAGATTGCACCATGTATTTACAAAATGCAGGTCGTTAGCTCCATGCTAATTGGCAGTATATAAGCTTCCAGTACTTGTTAGCCTGTGTCCAACATGGTCACACCTTCAGATTATTTCAAATTCTTTCTGAAACCAGAAGACGTCCTGAGTTCTGAGATAAATGCTCTGATTTAACAGCGCTGTAAAACCGGCCAATCAGATATGATCCATTAAAtgagttacagcctcattatcACTCTAATCTCTTATCACGTCAATCCAAGGTCCAGGACGGTTGCTCACGTTGGGTGAACCTGCCTGAACCTCAGGGCTGttcctggaaaacctggaaaacGCAGCAAAATTAAAAACCTCATTGTGTCCGAGCTCCGGAAATGTTGTGTATTTtagtaaaataatgaaataatgagcATTTTGGAAAGATGCTGATGTTCTTGGTCTGAATGATTATAGCACAGTCAGCACAGTGATCCTTTACGGTTAATATAACAGTATCAAACCTGATGGTTATTGCCAAACATTGCTGGCAGCATTTCTTACATTAgcaattttttttctctcccacaaaGTTACTATCAGAAATTGTTACATCAGGTATTACGTAATAACAATAGGAAATTGGTACTTTTGTATATTGTTACTTTACTCAAATTATTACTATAAGAAACAGTTACTTTTGTAACAAATTACTATCATAAGAAATTGGTAAATTTTTTAGTAATCTTTACacaaaatattactatttaaaactattaaaaactTTCCCAAAAATATTCCATTAGGAAATTGGTACTTTGGGATGGGAATTGTTACTTTGCCCAAATTATTACTATAAGAAACTGTTACTTTTGTAACAAATTATTATCATAAGAAATTAGTAAATTATTTTCTTTACAcaaaatattactattaaaaactattaaaactattaaaaactTTCTCAAAAATATTCCATTAGGAAATTGGAATTTTTTTTTGAGTACTTTGCCCAAATTATTAacataggaaaaaaaaaactagtagtacaaaaaagaacacaaatttacaaaatagaaatactgaatatttatacTGCTGGTAAAAGTggtttaaatgtacaggtttgatataatctgaatgtttacattatttacaaaagacactggatgggtgtgagtttaggtgtagtgtgggtgggtggggtgaaGTCTTTTTGGGTGCTGTGTGACCGTGTATAGGGGTCCCAGTCGTAGGttcagggtgcagagtgtgtgtgtatggggaggAGGTATGATGGTACAGATgaggtccacagtccacaagctatCGTTCATTCAGCAGAATAATTGCTTGAGGAGTATTTCTACTGAAATACTGCTGTAGAATctagttcttttaaaaaattgTTACTGTTTGTTACTAAATTATTACTTTAAGAAAAGGATACATTTAGatattttatcttatcttatattacCAAAACATTACTATAGAAAACTTACCCAAATATATTACTTATTACAAATGATTTACTTTACCAGAATTAATAATTGAAAAATTGTTTTTGAAAATTGCTACTTTACCAAAACGGTACTGTAGGAAATATTTGACCAAAactttacttatttttattttgttattgtatTACATGTTACAATCATTTACTGCAGTGTTACATTTACGAATTGTTACTGTACTACAGTGTTTCTATAGGCTGTTGTTACAATAATTTgctaaaatgttttatattagaaaaatGTTTAACATAAGTCTACTGTCATTTACTTTAGTAAATTGATAAATGACCAGAATCttcaaaatatattaaataaataatatatcttTCCACTGTTTTGCTGAAAGATTGGTAAAAACAGTGTGGTACAAAATCAGCCTAGACACTTTCAGagtgttaataaataattatatttatataatactttatattatataataattatggtTTAATGGTGTCCATCTCTGCTCTTCATTCTCTCCAAGGGGCGATTACCAACCAGTCCTCTCTGTTCACCTACGACAGGCTGCACCTCCTGAACGAGTATTATTTTGCACCGAAGCACGACCCCTccttcatccccaacttctcAGTCACTGAAGATCCGGCCGATCCCCTGCTGGAGCCCACTCTGAGGATGTGTTCAGGGATTGGAGCTCAGTTCTGTAAATACGACACGCTGAGCACTCGCAGTCTGGAGCTGGGTAACAGCACACTGCTCGCACACCGCAGCCATGCTGCCACCATGCAGGACCTGCAGCCTGGTAAGAGTCTGGAAACAAGCACACACTGATAATACACTCATCACACTGTtaatacactaaacacactgtaaacacactctcaatacactaaacacactgtaaacacactaaacacactgtaaacacactgtcaatacactaaacacactgtaaacacactaaacccactgtaaacacactgtcaatacactaaacacactgtaaacacactgtcaatacactcaacacactgtaaacacactgtcaatacactaaacacactgtaaacacactgaaacacactgtcaatacactcaacacactgtaaacacactgtcaatacactcaacacactgtcaatacagtaaacacactaaacacactgtaaacacactgtaaacacactgtcaaTACACTAAACACTGTcaatacagtaaacacactaaacccactgtaaacacactgtaaacacactgtaaacacattaaacacactgtaaacacactcgatacactaaacacactgtaaacacattaaacacactgtaaacacactcgatacactaaacacactgtaaacacactcgatacactaaacacactctaaACTCACTGTcaatacagtaaacacactgtcAATACACTAagcacactgtaaacacactgtcaatacactaaacacactgtaaacacacttaatacactaaacacactgtaaacacactgttaatacagtaaacacactgtcaatacagtaaacacactaaacacactgtcAATACACTAAacccactgtaaacacactgtcaatacactaaaaacactgtaaacacactcaatacactaaacacactgtaaacatacTGTcaatacagtaaacacactgtcaatacactaaacacactgtcaatacactaaatacactgtaaacacaccaaATACAAtcaacacactgtaaacacactgtaaacacactatcaatacactaaacacactgtaaacacactatcaatacactaaatacactgtaaacacaccaaATACAAtcaacacactgtaaacacactatcaatacactaaacacactgtaaacacactatCAGTACactgtaattacactgtaaatacaatacacaaactgtaaacaaaataaatatgtagTACATAtgctaaacacactgtaaatacACTAGACGCACTGTAAATACTCTGTAAACATACGGTCAATACACTGTAAATACaccataaatacaataaattacatatggtaaacacactgtaaatacTCTAAACAACCCAGAACGGCTCTGTAAATCCACTGTAAGCAACCTGTTAATtcacaataaaaacactataaatactCAAAAATACACAGTAAAAAATACACTACGAATGCATCCGTTAAAACTGTAAATACACtttacacacagtaaacacactgcctatgcAATGAACACACTAGGAATACACTGCGAAAACAATTCAGCTGCACTAACTAATTATAATTGAGTATTTACAGTATGAAATTGAGtagcaacagtgtgtgaaactacctctaCCTGTTTGGAAGCCGTACTTTAGCCTGGATAGCTCTCTCTGGTGAGCTGAAGTTGATCTGATTTAAAATGGTGCTCTATTACACCACCAAGAGGAGATTCAAACAATTCAGGAGTGAATCCTGGGACGTCTACACACTCCCCAGTCATGTCTGTAACACATGGGctgaggcaggctgcatgtgcagagAGACTTTATAAGGACTACAGCAATACTCGTGGTCAGGAAACAGGCAGCGAGTCCATAATAATAATCCAGGTCAGAACCAGAATCAACGAAGTACCACAGCAACGTCTTGATAGGATTGGAAGAGTAACTGCGACTTCGTGAAGAAGAGCCCAAGCTGAGGAGCTTAAGAGGAGTCCTAATCAGTCCCATCATGAACAGCACCTGTAGGCCGGAGCTTAGCCCTCACACATTGAGCTCCAGTAGAGGCCAGCAGGGGGAGACATTacaatcagacacacacacacacccatcatgacaacacacactgttatggtACAGAAACAGTTTCGGGGGGAGGAGCCAGGGGGAATCTGGAGAAATATCAGTCTGATTGGTGGGACAATTGGatgatggtgttgctatgggaacacAAGAAGATGACCAGTTTACCTGGACTGGTAAATCACTCTCCTGTACTGTGCCCTCATTAACCCCTTTATATGAACCcagacacactcactgcagcctcagcagATTATCAGTGATCACGCCCGGTGATAAGACAGATGTTGTAATTATTGTGACCTTTGACCCCAACCTGACCTTCTGATCTGCAGTGGTGTCCTGCGGATGGCTGAAGCCACCAAACCATGGCCAGAAGGAAGGAACGCTGTATTTGGAAGAAGCCAAGGTCAGCTTTTCCTGTAACAAGGGTTACCGTCTCCATGGCTCCCAGGAACGCGTGTGTCAGGCTGATGGCCGGTGGTCAGGGGATGAGACGCACTGCGTTACAGGTGATTTAAGCACCATGAagtttatccagtatgaatctgcagtctgtagtttttacagtctgactaaTAATTGTGAagtaattttaatccagtatgaatctgcagtgtgtgtgtgtgtgtgtgtgtgtgtgtgtgtgtgtggtttttacaGTCTCACATTAATAGTTTAGGAGTCATCattattcagtatgaatctgcagtgtgtatgtagtgtgtatacCGTGTTTTtcacccagtatgaatctgcagtgtgtatgtagtgtgtagaCCGTGTTTTtcacccagtatgaatctgcagtgtgttttacacagtatgtttttacagtctgaataATTGAGGAGTGATTTTATGaatctgaatccagtatgaatctgcagactcTGGTATTTTTGAACTTAACAGTaaattctgttttgttttttttgtagtaatttttatccagtatgaatctgcagtgtgtgtgtgtgtgtgctttacaCAGTCTCACATTgatagttgtgtgtgtgtctgtagtctGAATAATTGTACAGTCTGAATAATtgaggagtgattttaatccagtatgaatctgcatccTGGTCACTGTGTTGAAAGCTgagcgtgggctagaagggtgtAAAGTGTAACATCTAATGCAGAGCCTCCCCAGACgagtagaggctgttgctgcagcaAGAAGAGACAAACTCCAGACTGATGGCCTTGATGTAGAATCTGGAGGCATCAGAGGATCTTACAGCCTGAGCCAGTGCCACACAGTCAGTGCAGTCAGTGTAATTCACCGCACCGTACACTAGGTGGAGGTGTTTCGCCGTATTCAGCAGCTGATGGTGTGTCACTGTTTGCAGTTGTTCTACTGGAAGTCACATGTAGTGTAGCGTACCGTTATTACAACATAGATTTATTAATAAGCTGATGAGGCGTGTCAGAGATATTAGAACAGATGAAACCCATGACTGATGGGTTCAAAAATTCAAAGATGACGACAAATCAATATTAGTGTCTACTACTGATACTGTAATAGATTACATGGAGTAGGTGTATGTTTATATTTGCCATCCAATGGAGGGaaaatggttattattattattattattattattattatgaaaagcCTTTTTAAAATTAGGGATGTCTAGGTTTTTTTAAatctagtttttgttttttttaccccctGATCCGATCCGAGTCTCTAAATGCTGACTATCGtccgataccgatctgatctttgtgtttctgtatcTAATCCAGCCCCACATTATAGGTAGGCTAATGCTAATCCACAgcagtaaacagcagtaaacTCACTGTTTTAGCGCCGGTGTCTGTAATCAGACTCGAgtctaatctgatctgatctcctTTGTTTGCAGCAGCGTTTTAAACCTGGTTTTAAACTCGGTAGTGTTTCATATCCTACGGTCCAGTCTGACCGAcccacctgaccattcagctcccagctcctctacaactctgcagtctgatcacttagcATGTgagcattagcgttagcattagctttagcctcCTCCTTGGTTCTGGATGCGCCGTTCAGAGCTGGCTTGGAGCTCCCAAAGAAAGGAGCTTGGTTCTCCTGCTGGTAGAACATTAGAGCAGTTCCACCGTAGTCTGGTTTCTAACCAGGAGGAACTCCGGAGTGAAGACGGGACGGGAGGAACGGTAGATCTTCCCAAGTGGAGAAAATGGAGGAGAAGATCGGACTGGGTTCAGATCCTCAGGGTCACGTTTACGGCGAGGCTCTGCTGCTCCGCTAACGCTAAGCTAAAGTTTCCCTCTTCCCCCaactttccattccaccttaaataaggCAGCAGTTCCGCTCTGCTGTTCGGATATATGCACTGTACCTGCAgcactgtttaaggtggaatggagagagTTAGCATTCGAGCTAACTTCAGCTTCTGTtctggctgctaactggtaacgcCGTCGCTCTTATCGGCTCAGATAAAGCTCGGTTCAGCTCTCCACACTGAATAAGGTCTAAACTTGATAAGcttcagaagaaatgagaagTTGGTCTGCAGCAGCTGGGGATCATGTCTAGTACTGGGTACTAGAGGACGCCAGGTGGCACTCGGAAGTGGATCAGAACCTTAAAAGCCGATACCTGATCTGTTAAAAAGGCctggatcgggacatccctagtgaAATGTCTCCTGCTGCGTGAGTGCGGAATGGCAGAATTGAGAAAGAGGCCCAGTTCAGCCCAGTTCAGCCCAGTTCTGGTCACCTTTGTACCAGTTCCTCAGTGTTGCAATGCCTGTGGATGAGTGCAAGCAGTGATTTCTCAACCTCCTCCAGCATTGCTCTCATTCCTGCTGTCCTCAGAgagcttcagaggtcttgtacaATCAGGGTGAAGTTCAGGAAGCATCAGATGACCAGGTTGTCTGATTTCCTGTGGAGATGCTGGACTGCGGTCATGCTGGCCAGCgcgggcatctgttagctggccAGCATGTGAGAGAATTAGCAGTAAGCTTTCTCCTCCGGCAGTTTGAGAAGATGCGATGGAGCTTCTTCACGTGTCTCGGAGGTAGACATGCtccttgaccagcatgaccaacatcctgaacagctcaatgctgggggctttatacccgtctagcccacgtctggcattattagacagcattaggagtcaatagggtcatgatgttgatctgctccagagtcctattctattggcagtacttcttctctacaggggctagacaagctgtgtgtgcatttgcacatc
This Salminus brasiliensis chromosome 20, fSalBra1.hap2, whole genome shotgun sequence DNA region includes the following protein-coding sequences:
- the susd2 gene encoding sushi domain-containing protein 2 is translated as MKLLPFIFIILICWIQLLTHTAAQSCEGRCGGKLAECSCHSTCESLLSCCPDFKQFCLEISPHSGSLLGGTDFRILNVVFNLSSVLTCRFKSEIVTQGYVDGDGVGHCISPMLFESGWIPFEVSTDGVNYNRAGRWLSVHHSKLSAVFKLLLVNGTHWQYYGTPGVGGILLMVWNASLINAERVNIELWGYEETGEPYSDHWRSDWTYLYTVGKDVPNNGAFSFTPKPSEKPLANWDIGSMRVSPSTTSDGARNVNALWSGAHALAYHLEEAFRGDSAGWALEKCVLWDKEEKRIPSFLPEITDCPCTLTQARADTGRFHTDYGCDIEKGSVCTYHPGAVHCVRAIQASPMYAAGQQCCYDSTGAQVLTGDSLGGSTPDRGHDWGAPPYQKPPRVPGLSHWKYDVITFYYCCLWSDNCDYYFSHRPSSDCRTYQAPKAASVIGDPHFITFDGTTYTFNGKGEYVLLQSAAYNLTVQGRTEPMTSENGSVIMATRLCSVAMREKDSDVIEVRLTDRPGHLQVLMNQQELSFSEQNWIDLKGVFVFSAVPQNVTVMFPSGAGMEVRSRGGVMTLTVLLPLEFNSQTLGLLGKMNDDPEDDLTSSDGSVVQPSASTQDIFAFGAGWAITNQSSLFTYDRLHLLNEYYFAPKHDPSFIPNFSVTEDPADPLLEPTLRMCSGIGAQFCKYDTLSTRSLELGNSTLLAHRSHAATMQDLQPVVSCGWLKPPNHGQKEGTLYLEEAKVSFSCNKGYRLHGSQERVCQADGRWSGDETHCVTDDILGIVLGSVGAILALVIMVVAIVLYTKKQKRERMKDKGDTVVYQPHTVNL